The Aminipila terrae nucleotide sequence TCTGCTGCTCTTAGCGGCTTTAATGTTACATCCTCACAGGGATTTACAGATATAAGCTGCCATTTCTTTGCCGTAGTAAATATGGTACGTAAAAGTGAAAACGCACAATGAACGCTTTTATTAGAAAGACCACTTTCATATAAATTATTAACCCATTGCTGCAATTGCAATACAGTAGCCTTGTTTGCTTTCCTTTTCTCAATGTATGGCTTAATCTGGTTCCTGATTAATACTTCATATTTGCTATAGGTGGATGCTTTTACGCTGTGCTTAGCATGTTCTTTCATGTAAAGGTCGCAAAGTTGCCCTATAGTAAAATTGCTTTCCTTAGCATAGTTGCCTGCTTCGCATTCAGCATAAAATTTGGCAAGTGCTTTATCGGCCTCCTTAGGTGACTTGCAGTGCACAGTTGTGTTGTATCTGTTGGGCTTGCCAGTATAGTCGGTGCCGATGCACACTTCTAAAAGATATGAATCTTTCCCTCTCTTTCTATAAGTTCCAGGCATGTCATTACCTCCTTGGTATTTGATTTAGGGTATAAAAATACCCTTAAATAGTTGTATTTTAAGGGTGGTAATGATACAATATGATTGCGAGTCATAGGTTTGTATCATTACAACCTATATGCATTAGCTCCCAGTGATGGGAGCTTTTGTTTTGTTATTTTAATTAGAATTCAATACTAATCCAGTGTTTGAATCTACCCATCCTCCTGTTAAGCCTAATGCTTTTATAACTTCAGATGAAAGGGGAACATAAGTTACATCGTTAATAACTACTGGCCCGTAATTTGAAGTTGTATTATTTAAATTAGTTCCATTAACTACAACGGGAAAAGAAGGTTTATTATAATTTGTTGTAGTTACAGATTTAGTAGTTGATTTTGCCACAGAACTAGAACTATAAGGGCAAACTCCATTTTTGTGCAAATGTGCTGGGTGACCACCACAATGATAATGATAGCTTCCTAAACCGCTAACATTTTTATAATCATGATGCCCTCCTGCTGAATCTGTACGGCCTGAATGCGCAAGAACAACAACTGGCATACAAATACATAACGCAATAATAACGATAACGTGTAATAATTTTTTCTTTTTCATAATTTTCTCCTTAATTTATTAAAATACATATTTATACTACACTTTTTAATAAATTAATGCTGTCGTATTTTGACGAATTAAAAAAATTATCCTACATGCCTAAGTGATTCTAAAATATCAACGCTGTACATTTGATTATAATCTCTATTGTTGATATGCTCCATCTCATGGTCGTATGCTTTTATCTGAGTTTCTGAGTTTAGCCTGGCATTAATAAAAATTGTAAAGCTATCGTCACTATTATATATTGTTAGGCCTCTTATTGTGGTAGGCATGTCGATAAGATGCACCTGTATATATTCCAATTATTCATCACCCTTTAATCTTTTTACCATATCAATCACTAACTGTATATCACTTTTGCTTACCTTACGAGAGGCATCAAAAAGCATTCGTAAATCTTTGTCCTCATATATCTCTTGAGCAATTTCTGCAGCTTCAGGATCTAAATAATAGTTGCTTGCATTATCTTGATTATTACTTTCAAAATTGTCCAATTCAGAAAGACTAATTCCTAAAGCACTACATAGTGCTTTCACCGTTTCGAATTTTGGGTCGGTAGTTTGCCCAGCAAATATTTTGTTTAATGTTCCGAGTGGCACACCAGATAACCTAGACAGCTCTTCATTTGTCATGCCTAATTCTTTTTTTTAATTCTTAAATATTCCACTCCCATTTTTTATTTCCTTTCCTTTATACGATGATAATATATTACCACTAACGGAAATATAACGCAATATAAAATTACCGAAAAAGATAAAATACTTTCTTAATTATGATTGACTGTTACCGAAAATGGTAATATAATGAATTTGTAATTACCGTTAATGGTAAAGAAAGGAGAGGTAATATGCGAGCTTATTTAGAGTACGTAATGCAGACTAAAAATGTAACAAGAGCAGATTTATTAGAACTATTGAATGTATCAGAAAAAACACTGAGAAATAAAATTTCTGGTACAACTGATTTCACTTGGTCTGAAGCAAAAAAAATTAGAAACACGTTTTTCCCGGATCAAGATTATGACAAGTTATTTGAGCAACTACCAAAACAATAAGGGGGATCATATGGAAAACAAAATATTTGACAGTCGTGAAGCAGCAGCTTACTTACATATTTGCTATGACACGTTGGTAAGAAGTGTACGAAAAAATGAGATTCCTCATTTTAAGGTCGGGCGAAAGCTGTTATTCAGAAAAGACAGCTTAGATGAGTTTATCAGGAAACAGGAGGATGGTGCTAACGATGACCTACATACAGCAGCGCAAAATTGAGCGGTGCGATTCTCTGACAAGCACCAGAATTTATAAAGCTCTAACAGGGCAGCATAAGCCCTCTGATATAGAGATAATTGAAAGTTTAAAGAAAGAAGGTAAGAAGTATGTCAATTAAGTCTGAAATTTTAAAAGTATCTTCAGAGTCAAATCCTAATTCCTTAGCAGGAGCAATCGCAGCGGTGGTTAAGGAAGGGCGAGAAGCAGAGGTACAAGCTATTGGAGCAGGAGCCGTTAACCAGGCAGTAAAAGCGGTGGCCATAGCAAGAGGGTATGTTGCCCCTTATGGCATGGACCTAGTATGTGTGCCAGGTTTCAAGAAACTAGAGCTTGATGATGGAATACGCACTGCAATGGTTTTAATTGTAGGGAGGAGGTAAGGCAAATGAATGTAAACACTGGAGAATTATTTAGAATGAGTCCAGAAATGGAAAAAGAACTTGCAAGACGTTTCTCTGAAAGGGATGAGAGGTTCAAAGAAATGTTTAAACCCGTTCCCGTTGAATTTAGTGAAGAAGTTGAACAGGAACTAAATGGACAGGATAGAGGGTTGGTAGATATGACTAAAGGAACTCCTCTTGTAAAATGGGCCAAATCACAACAGTCCCATAAAGGTCCAAACAGGAAGCAGCGTAGGCAAATGGCTAAAGAGAGCCGCAGAAAAAATAGAGGTTAGGGAGGAGATAATGGATAAATATTTTGAGATTGAAAAAGGCAGCCCAATCTACAATGACTATTTTAGGTATTTAGAGGAAGCAAAGAAGATGACCAGTATATTCAATGCATTTGCAGAAAAGCATGGGATTGAAGCATCTGAATTTATTCCTAGAAAGAAAAAGCTATACATACTGCCAACTGAAAAAGATAAAGACGTTTTTGGAAGGAAATTCACACAGGGCTATGGAGAATACGGAGAAAAACAGTTCAAATGTAATTCTGACATAGGCAAAGATTGGGTTTATACAGTACAGGACATGCCGATTCCGCATAAACCAATGTATTTTACTTATGGCCTACATGTTTTGGGTAGATTTTCTTCAAGATTATTTAACATAGGTGAAAATTTATATGGCTCGTTGTCAGCTCATGAATGCAGTTTTGAATTGCTAGAATGCAGGAAGGAAATGAAAGCAAGTGAGTTTTACAAGATTTTAGAATCAGAAAAGGAGAAGAAAAATCATGAGAAATAAAGAAGAAATCTGTGAGGAAATGAAGAAGGTTAAGACAGCGCGAAAGGCAGCTGTAAAAAAGTTAGACCGCTGCAATGAGAGGTTAGAAGAATTGTATATCGAAATGGAGGAAGTGGTATGTCAGACAGAATTGAACGGTACCGCCGTAGATGGGTTAGAACAGCAGTAAAGCGGTGCACAGCTATGGTTGTCGGAACCCTGGTGATTTGTACAAGCATTAATGTATATGCTGACTACAGTCTGCAGCAGGACCTGGACACAGTGAAGATGCAGCAAACCGACACACTAAACACACTTATGTACCACAGGATGTATACGGAGCCAGAGCTGACGGAAGTAAATCCCGTAACAAAACTGGAGAAGCCGGCACTGGTCAGTTTAGGAAAGTTCAAGATAACTCATTACTGCAGCTGCGTAAAATGTTGCGGCAAAGCAGATGGTATTACTAAGACTGGGACAAAAGCAACTGCAGGGAGGACCATCGGTGTGGACCCGGATATAATTCCGCTGGGAAGTACAGTGTACATAGATGGACAAGCATTTGTGGCAGAGGATACTGGTGGAGGCATTAAAGGTAACCGGATTGATATGTTTGTTCAAAGTCACCAGGAAGCCAAGGAAAAGGATGTGTATGAGACGGAGGTGTTTATAGAAATGTGAATAAGTTGGATGGAACACGGAACAGGACTGAGTGCCAGATTGAAGTTATAAAAGAAAAAGCACCTACAGAGGCGGCAACCTCAGACGTAAGTGCACATTCAAATAATCAAGTTAAGAATACATCAGACAGTAAAAACTGTCAAGATGCATTAAATAATATTTAAAGGAGATTAGATATATGAAAACAATTTTTGAATTAAACATTCATGAGTTATCACAGACCCTCGCAGACGGCAGTCTGGCAAAATTAGCTGACTCAATCAAGAACCTTGAAAAGACAAGTGCATTAGATTGCAGTAAGCCAGAGCAACAAACAAAGGCAGTTCCTGTCGTAACTGAAGCACCAGTAATGACCATTCCTGTAACAGCTCAGCAAAATACTGCTATTTCACAGGGACAACAGGCTCCATTCGTTCAGCAGCCGATTTCAACAATGCCTGTATCAACACCTGTACCAACTCAGCAGCCTCAGATGCAGACGCAACCACAGGTTATGCAGCAAAATGTATTACCTGTAACAGAAACCGTTTATACAATGGAGCAGCTTGCTCTGGCGGGTATGCAGGTATGTGATGCTGGAAAGAGAAATGAAGTTGTTGCTCTGCTCACCTCGTTTGGTGTATCAGCGCTTACTGAATTAGCAAAGGAACAATACGGGGCTTATGCAACAAAACTCAGGGAAATGGGGGCTAAACTTTAATGGCAAAAGAAAATATGGAGAGAGCTCATGCCCTGCTGTCCGCATCTGCAGCAGCCAGATGGCTGACCTGTACACCTTCAGCAAGGCTTGAAGAAACTCTGCCGGAACAGACCTCAGAATATGCGGATGAAGGCTCCCTTGCTCATGAAATTGGGGAGCTCAAAGTTAAAAAGACGTTTATAGAGCCGATGACTCCTACAAAGTTTAAAAACGCGCTTAAGAAGCTTCAGCAGAAGCCTTTGTACCAAAATGAAATGATGGGCTTTACAGATGAATACCTGGACTACATAGAGAAAACAGTACATGGATTTACATCACCACCTTACATTGCGGTAGAGAAGAAAATTAATTTTTCTGCTTTCGTTCCAGAGGGATTTGGAACCGTTGACTGCATTATAATCGGCGGGGGAAAGATGCATATAATTGATTTTAAATATGGAAAAGGTGTTCCGGTTTCTGCAGAGGACAACCCGCAGATGAAGCTGTATGCACTTGGTGCATACATGGAATATTCATTTCTTTATCCTGTCGAAACAATACGCATGACAATAGTTCAGCCAAGATTGGATAGCATATCAGAATATGAAATTTCAAAGTCAGAATTACTTATGTGGGGTGAGCTGATTAAACCTGTTGCCTTAAGAGCCTTTAATGGGGAAGGAGAATTTACGCCTTCTGAATATGCCTGCAAGTTTTGCAGAGCTAAATCACTCTGCAGGGCAAGAATGGATTTTAATATGGAGCTGGAACCTGAAAAGGGAAAGTTGCCACCTCTCATATCAAATGAAGAAGTAGGGGCAATCCTGCAAAGAGCCAGAGATATTGCTAAATGGGTAAAGAATCTTGAAGAATATGCGCTAAACACCTGCCTTTCTGGTGGGTTGATACCAGGATGGAAAGCAGTAGAGGGACGCAGCAACCGAGAATTTATTGACCAAGATGCGGCGTTTAAAAAACTAATTGACGGAGCAATCGTAGAGGAAACCATGCTATATAAGAGGGAACCGATAACTTTAACTAAGGTTGAGGATCTTCTTGGCAAAAAGCAATTTAAGGAGATCCTAGAGGAATACGTTACTAAAAAGGAAGGTAAGCCAGCGCTTGCCGTAGAATCAGATAAAAGAGAAGCTATACAAAACAAAATAACGCCGGAAGAGGCATTCAAGAATACGGAGGATAAATAATTATGGCAAATTTAACACAAGTAACAACAGGAACAGTTCGTCTGAGCTATGCTCACCTATTTCAGGCTTATGCACATCAGCCAGGGCAGGAGCCAAAATACAGCACTACTATTTTAGTACCAAAATCAGATATTGCTACAAAACAGAGAATTGATGAAGCAATCAATGCAGCTATTCAGTCAGGTATTTCTGAAAAGTGGGGCGGACAGAGACCTCCTATTTTAGCAATACCAGTATACGACGGGGACGGTGTCAGACCGAGTGATGGCATGCCTTTTGGGGCAGAATGCAAGGGGCACTGGGTATTTACGGCTTCAAGTAAGCAGCCGATTTCAGTAGTGGATATGAATATTCAGCCTATCCTAAACCAAAGTGAGGTATACAGCGGCATGTTTGCCAGAGTATCTGTACAGTTCTTCCCATATAACAGCAATGGAAAGAAGGGGATAGGTTGTGGACTTGGACCAGTACAGAAGGTTTCGGATGGAGAGCCTTTAGGAGGTGGTATCTCTGCGGAGGCCGCTTTTGGCGGTGCTAATGTTGCGCAGCCAGTTCAAAGTTATGGACA carries:
- a CDS encoding YHYH domain-containing protein, with amino-acid sequence MKKKKLLHVIVIIALCICMPVVVLAHSGRTDSAGGHHDYKNVSGLGSYHYHCGGHPAHLHKNGVCPYSSSSVAKSTTKSVTTTNYNKPSFPVVVNGTNLNNTTSNYGPVVINDVTYVPLSSEVIKALGLTGGWVDSNTGLVLNSN
- a CDS encoding DUF2800 domain-containing protein; protein product: MAKENMERAHALLSASAAARWLTCTPSARLEETLPEQTSEYADEGSLAHEIGELKVKKTFIEPMTPTKFKNALKKLQQKPLYQNEMMGFTDEYLDYIEKTVHGFTSPPYIAVEKKINFSAFVPEGFGTVDCIIIGGGKMHIIDFKYGKGVPVSAEDNPQMKLYALGAYMEYSFLYPVETIRMTIVQPRLDSISEYEISKSELLMWGELIKPVALRAFNGEGEFTPSEYACKFCRAKSLCRARMDFNMELEPEKGKLPPLISNEEVGAILQRARDIAKWVKNLEEYALNTCLSGGLIPGWKAVEGRSNREFIDQDAAFKKLIDGAIVEETMLYKREPITLTKVEDLLGKKQFKEILEEYVTKKEGKPALAVESDKREAIQNKITPEEAFKNTEDK
- a CDS encoding stage V sporulation protein S, whose protein sequence is MSIKSEILKVSSESNPNSLAGAIAAVVKEGREAEVQAIGAGAVNQAVKAVAIARGYVAPYGMDLVCVPGFKKLELDDGIRTAMVLIVGRR
- a CDS encoding helix-turn-helix domain-containing protein — its product is MTNEELSRLSGVPLGTLNKIFAGQTTDPKFETVKALCSALGISLSELDNFESNNQDNASNYYLDPEAAEIAQEIYEDKDLRMLFDASRKVSKSDIQLVIDMVKRLKGDE
- a CDS encoding helix-turn-helix domain-containing protein, with amino-acid sequence MENKIFDSREAAAYLHICYDTLVRSVRKNEIPHFKVGRKLLFRKDSLDEFIRKQEDGANDDLHTAAQN
- a CDS encoding 3D domain-containing protein, encoding MSDRIERYRRRWVRTAVKRCTAMVVGTLVICTSINVYADYSLQQDLDTVKMQQTDTLNTLMYHRMYTEPELTEVNPVTKLEKPALVSLGKFKITHYCSCVKCCGKADGITKTGTKATAGRTIGVDPDIIPLGSTVYIDGQAFVAEDTGGGIKGNRIDMFVQSHQEAKEKDVYETEVFIEM
- a CDS encoding XRE family transcriptional regulator codes for the protein MQTKNVTRADLLELLNVSEKTLRNKISGTTDFTWSEAKKIRNTFFPDQDYDKLFEQLPKQ
- a CDS encoding DUF2815 family protein, giving the protein MANLTQVTTGTVRLSYAHLFQAYAHQPGQEPKYSTTILVPKSDIATKQRIDEAINAAIQSGISEKWGGQRPPILAIPVYDGDGVRPSDGMPFGAECKGHWVFTASSKQPISVVDMNIQPILNQSEVYSGMFARVSVQFFPYNSNGKKGIGCGLGPVQKVSDGEPLGGGISAEAAFGGANVAQPVQSYGQPAQTYSHPVQPMQPTYQQPVTPIQQPAMQIDPVTGLPIAPGGVMGI